A region of Candidatus Cloacimonadota bacterium DNA encodes the following proteins:
- a CDS encoding efflux RND transporter periplasmic adaptor subunit: MKKKNAILLFPLFLVILAAIILLVNSCKTSPQVMTGVIETTVVNVSSEIPGRVDSIFVNRGDLVEKGQILATIQPNIMNAKLGQAAGVLQAANALVQKAENGAREQQKRAAKNQYEMAESQYVFARKTYHRFKVLFADSIIAKQEMDEIEFKYKAAKNQMEEAKAIYDMALEGARKEDIVAAKGEYIEAKNVYNEAQAYHNELEIVAPVSGEISNKIAQPGEVMGAGYPLLSIQIPKDAYLLLNVREDKLASFQKGKKCKVKVPALNGKEFIFMVNFLAPMADFATWVPTKAKGEYDLKTFEVHLKPAKQITGLRPGMTAQVYY, from the coding sequence ATGAAAAAGAAAAATGCTATTCTGCTTTTTCCTTTATTTTTAGTGATTTTAGCAGCAATTATTTTGCTTGTCAATTCTTGCAAAACTTCTCCTCAGGTAATGACCGGAGTGATAGAAACTACTGTGGTAAACGTATCTTCCGAGATACCGGGTAGAGTCGATAGTATTTTTGTGAATAGAGGCGATCTCGTTGAAAAAGGGCAAATTTTGGCAACTATCCAGCCGAATATTATGAATGCAAAACTCGGGCAGGCAGCCGGAGTGCTTCAGGCTGCAAATGCTTTAGTTCAAAAAGCGGAAAACGGAGCCAGAGAGCAGCAAAAAAGAGCTGCAAAAAATCAATACGAAATGGCGGAAAGTCAATATGTTTTTGCCCGAAAAACATACCATCGCTTTAAAGTTCTTTTTGCAGACAGTATAATCGCTAAACAAGAAATGGATGAGATCGAATTTAAATACAAGGCTGCCAAGAATCAGATGGAAGAAGCAAAAGCAATTTACGATATGGCTCTCGAAGGTGCCAGAAAAGAGGACATCGTGGCTGCAAAAGGGGAATATATCGAAGCAAAAAATGTTTATAACGAAGCCCAAGCATATCATAATGAACTGGAAATAGTTGCACCGGTTAGCGGAGAAATCAGCAACAAAATAGCTCAGCCTGGCGAAGTAATGGGTGCTGGTTATCCCCTGCTTAGTATTCAAATCCCGAAGGACGCCTATCTGCTTTTGAATGTGCGGGAAGATAAACTCGCTTCATTCCAAAAAGGAAAGAAGTGTAAAGTAAAAGTTCCGGCTCTCAACGGGAAAGAATTTATCTTTATGGTAAACTTTCTCGCTCCTATGGCAGATTTTGCTACTTGGGTGCCAACCAAAGCAAAAGGAGAATACGATCTGAAAACATTTGAAGTTCATCTTAAACCCGCAAAACAAATTACAGGTTTACGCCCGGGAATGACTGCTCAGGT